The Streptococcus respiraculi sequence CAAAGTCTAGTTTAGAAACATCTACTATCTTTTTATCAAGTGGTTCGCTCAAAACCATATCAACCTTCAGTAAATCCCCTTCTTTTAACTTGTAATGACGTGGGAAAGCATGTGCTACCTCATCATTCAAACCACAACAAGTCGCATAAGGGTAATCCATTAAATGTCCATCTACTCCAATTTGAAGCGGCAAAACATTTTCTTCCTTACAGCGTCTGCGGACATATTCTTCTACTTCCCACAGGTCAAGACCCGGTTTAATCAGGTCACGCAAGCCAATATGAATACCCGCAAGAATATCTCCTGCCCGATTCATAGCGTCAATTTCTCTTTGTGATTTAATCGTAATCATCTCATCCCTCTTCTAATAGCTCATACTGTGAGACAAGTAGCTGAAACTCTACATACTCACGCATTTTCCGACTGTAGCGGTCACTCCCCTTGTACTGGCGGAGCTTTTGAAAACCTGCTTTTTCTGCCACGCGCTGACTGCCCCGATTTTCTAAATGGGTCACGATACACAGTTTTTTAAAACCGACATAGTTAAATCCAAGATATACAAGGGTTTTTAGGGCTTCTGTCATGAGACCTTGCCCCCAGAAATCTTGATGCAGAAAATAGCCGATTTCTGCTTCTCTTTCTCGTTCGTCGATACTTTCAAAACGAATACAGCCAATCATCTGACCCGTTATCCTATCTTCTATCGCCCAAACTCCCAGCGGATGTTGCATAAAGGTGTGAACCAACAAATTGGTCGTCTCCTCAATCGCCACTCTGCTAGGTATAATGTAGGTCGTGTTCTGGTGATTCGAAAGAATGCGGTGCAAGTCCTTCCTATCCTCATAGGAAAAGGGGCGGAGCAAGAGACGGTCTGTTTCAAAGCTGGCATACTGCGCTAAGGGTTCCCAAATTGTCATTTTCTGTCCTTACTAAAAAGCGAGCAAGCTAATCGTCCACCGTGTCTTCGATTGTCCTTGCTCACTTACCTGTTAAGAGGCTACTCAGCTCCATCAATGAGCTCAATATCTGCTCCTAAGTCTTTTAATTTCTCAATGATATTTGAATATCCTCGAAGAATAAATTCAACGTTTGTAATTTCAGTTTGACCTTCGGCCATCAATCCTGCAATAACCATCGCAGCACCTGCTCGTAAGTCCGTTGCCTTAACACGTGTACCATTGAGCTTGTTTGGTCCTTGGTAGCTGATGCGGCTACCCAATACACGAATATCTGCTCCCATATTGGCCAATTCTTGTACATGACCGACACGTTTTTCATAGATGGTATCTGTAATAGTACCTGTTCCTTCAGCCTTGAGCAATAGCGGTGTAATCGGTT is a genomic window containing:
- a CDS encoding GNAT family N-acetyltransferase, coding for MTIWEPLAQYASFETDRLLLRPFSYEDRKDLHRILSNHQNTTYIIPSRVAIEETTNLLVHTFMQHPLGVWAIEDRITGQMIGCIRFESIDEREREAEIGYFLHQDFWGQGLMTEALKTLVYLGFNYVGFKKLCIVTHLENRGSQRVAEKAGFQKLRQYKGSDRYSRKMREYVEFQLLVSQYELLEEG